In the genome of Streptomyces sp. V2I9, one region contains:
- a CDS encoding DUF1883 domain-containing protein, with protein MQHFFKDLGNLKKGSTVIVTLRNQANVLVMTRSEYSKYKTGRRHRYYGGRVTRSPCRVAIPRDGHWVVAIDLGGHSGRIAASVGVQPPPRGFLPPVREAGTNPARSVALHEPQEPSGDALGGQTWDVFVSHASEDKEDVARPLRDALVELGVSVWLDEARMRLGHSLRRMIDEGIRASRYGVVILSDSFFVKGWTNHELDGLVTRSVAGEQSLLPIWHDLDADGVRRYSPSLAGTVAMSTCDYSVEEIAEAIAQVVRGERD; from the coding sequence GTGCAGCATTTCTTCAAAGACCTCGGGAACCTCAAGAAGGGGTCCACTGTAATTGTCACCCTGCGTAATCAGGCGAATGTCCTGGTGATGACGCGCAGCGAGTACAGCAAGTACAAGACGGGAAGAAGGCATCGGTACTACGGCGGACGTGTCACCCGATCGCCTTGCCGAGTGGCCATCCCTCGTGACGGTCACTGGGTCGTCGCGATCGACCTGGGAGGCCACTCCGGACGTATCGCCGCGTCCGTGGGCGTTCAGCCGCCGCCGCGAGGATTCCTTCCCCCGGTCCGAGAAGCGGGGACGAACCCGGCGCGCTCGGTCGCTCTCCACGAGCCGCAGGAACCGTCGGGTGATGCCCTCGGCGGACAGACGTGGGACGTCTTCGTCTCCCACGCTTCGGAGGACAAGGAAGACGTCGCTCGCCCGCTCCGGGACGCACTCGTCGAACTGGGGGTGAGCGTCTGGCTGGACGAGGCCCGGATGCGGCTCGGGCACAGCCTGCGTCGGATGATCGACGAAGGCATCAGAGCCAGCCGGTACGGCGTCGTCATCCTCTCGGACTCCTTCTTCGTGAAGGGATGGACCAACCACGAGCTCGACGGGCTCGTCACTCGCAGCGTGGCCGGTGAACAATCGCTGCTGCCGATCTGGCACGACCTGGACGCCGATGGCGTCCGGCGGTACAGCCCTTCGCTCGCCGGCACGGTCGCGATGAGCACCTGCGACTACTCCGTCGAGGAGATCGCGGAAGCCATCGCCCAGGTCGTACGAGGCGAACGCGACTGA
- a CDS encoding nuclear transport factor 2 family protein: MRGAVETYWATAEARDWDAFGATLAEDVVYDLPQTRERISGRDRYVRFNREYPGDWHVRVERIVADAEGRQAAARTGVTVTAEREGDPPQELDAIQFFTFDANGLITAVTDFWPESYEPPAGREHLVERY; the protein is encoded by the coding sequence CTGCGGGGGGCGGTGGAGACGTACTGGGCGACCGCCGAGGCGCGCGACTGGGATGCTTTCGGGGCGACCCTGGCCGAGGACGTGGTGTACGACCTGCCGCAGACACGGGAGCGGATCAGCGGCAGGGATCGGTACGTGCGGTTCAACCGGGAGTATCCGGGCGACTGGCACGTACGGGTCGAGCGGATCGTCGCCGACGCGGAGGGCCGGCAGGCCGCCGCCCGGACCGGGGTCACCGTGACGGCGGAGCGGGAGGGCGATCCGCCGCAGGAGCTGGACGCCATCCAGTTCTTCACGTTCGACGCGAACGGTCTGATCACCGCGGTGACGGACTTCTGGCCCGAGTCGTACGAGCCGCCGGCCGGCCGCGAGCACCTGGTCGAGCGGTACTGA
- a CDS encoding TIR domain-containing protein, whose product MVPPAASDGAPVLVAEWDVFLSYSRTDADKARSLARMLRDQGLRVFLDDMGVDDFASITASISEALARSKVLLALYSAEYPRRRACQWELTYAYLAGQREGDPRSRVLVINPELSAEHVHPVELRDAKHWIWPAAPDALRPLAEQVAAHVAGIDSPLGAAGHLAGGREAPSVPWLPAPVRTGSARFTDRLAEQWRIHTALVRHRAPLVAQPGSGSGRTAQLRGMPGIGKSVLAQEYALRFGSAYPGGVFWFDLHPAQGSFPTTAMDVYAEQVDVVCHALDVDRTGDASLVRLLSRLAIHLGERGAPCLWVVDGVPDGLSQEELQLLRGPHLLASTLLTTRSSRYGSFAEAVDVPPLSDADGYRLVTSHRTPGSEVEKATALALVHDVGGHPHALDLLSDLADTADFTGLRNRLHAAGTDILVSPGPPPTGSRPSGLSRAPLAATLLTQPLCGNGPVDDVLRLFALASPAPLSQTVLENAVASVDPYDPWEAGPAVSDAVATLLGSGALLPDPAAPRSWTVHALLARAVRRHDEDTARQEDLRQVLLHTLAAPLTRMSHDSVPPRPVPVPFPPLDLPRSGPSPVERAAAFDLQVELVTRVGVQPLGPEEGSLREALTSLHSLFATTREVLHRVAAESPPPLVLPRIAFVLANQHLRPFLATWHSALRLHEETCPPGRSSIDHERLWPRAAGMRTQLAELKDPLSSTAEELAALCGIDLLHLAGPGDT is encoded by the coding sequence ATGGTCCCTCCGGCAGCGTCCGACGGTGCTCCCGTGCTCGTCGCCGAGTGGGACGTGTTCCTGAGCTACAGCCGCACCGATGCCGACAAGGCCCGGTCCCTCGCCCGCATGCTGCGGGACCAGGGGCTGCGGGTGTTCCTCGACGACATGGGCGTCGACGACTTCGCGTCGATCACCGCTTCGATCTCCGAGGCCCTCGCCCGTTCGAAGGTGCTTCTCGCCCTCTACTCCGCCGAGTATCCGCGTCGTCGTGCCTGCCAGTGGGAGCTCACGTACGCGTATCTCGCCGGTCAGCGGGAGGGTGATCCCCGAAGCCGTGTCCTCGTGATCAACCCCGAGCTCTCCGCCGAGCACGTCCATCCCGTCGAGCTCCGCGACGCCAAGCACTGGATCTGGCCCGCAGCCCCGGACGCGCTCCGGCCGCTCGCGGAGCAGGTCGCGGCGCACGTGGCGGGGATCGACTCGCCCCTCGGCGCGGCGGGCCACCTGGCTGGCGGGCGCGAGGCTCCGTCCGTTCCGTGGCTTCCGGCACCGGTCAGGACGGGCTCGGCGCGCTTCACCGACCGGCTCGCGGAGCAGTGGCGCATCCATACGGCGCTCGTCCGCCACCGCGCCCCGCTCGTCGCCCAGCCGGGCTCGGGCTCCGGCCGGACGGCGCAGCTCCGCGGCATGCCCGGCATCGGCAAGTCTGTACTGGCCCAGGAGTACGCCCTCCGGTTCGGCTCCGCGTATCCCGGCGGTGTGTTCTGGTTCGACCTCCACCCGGCCCAGGGTTCATTCCCGACGACGGCGATGGACGTCTACGCGGAGCAGGTGGACGTCGTGTGCCACGCGCTCGACGTGGACCGTACGGGTGACGCCTCCCTCGTACGGCTCCTCAGCCGACTCGCGATCCACCTGGGCGAACGCGGGGCGCCGTGCCTGTGGGTCGTGGACGGCGTGCCCGACGGACTGAGCCAGGAGGAGCTGCAACTGCTGCGCGGTCCCCACCTGCTCGCCTCCACCCTGCTGACCACGCGCTCGTCCCGGTACGGGTCGTTCGCCGAGGCCGTCGACGTACCGCCGCTCTCCGACGCGGACGGGTACCGGCTCGTCACCTCGCACCGCACTCCCGGGAGCGAGGTCGAGAAGGCGACGGCCCTCGCCCTCGTCCACGACGTGGGCGGACACCCCCATGCCCTCGACCTCCTCTCCGACCTGGCCGACACCGCCGACTTCACCGGCCTCCGGAACCGGCTGCATGCCGCCGGCACCGACATCCTGGTCTCTCCCGGTCCACCGCCTACCGGAAGCCGGCCGTCGGGGCTTTCCCGGGCCCCGCTGGCAGCCACGCTCCTGACCCAGCCCTTGTGCGGGAACGGGCCGGTCGACGACGTCCTGCGCCTCTTCGCCCTCGCCTCCCCGGCGCCCCTTTCCCAGACGGTCCTGGAGAACGCCGTCGCCTCGGTCGACCCCTACGACCCGTGGGAGGCCGGCCCTGCTGTCTCCGACGCCGTCGCCACGCTCCTTGGCTCAGGCGCGCTCCTCCCCGACCCCGCGGCCCCCCGGTCATGGACCGTGCACGCCCTCCTCGCGCGGGCGGTCCGCAGACACGACGAGGACACCGCACGCCAGGAGGACCTACGGCAGGTGCTGCTGCACACCCTCGCGGCGCCGCTCACCAGGATGTCCCACGACAGCGTGCCGCCCCGGCCGGTGCCCGTCCCCTTCCCTCCGCTCGACCTGCCCCGCTCGGGACCGAGCCCCGTGGAACGGGCCGCCGCGTTCGACCTCCAGGTGGAACTGGTCACCCGGGTCGGCGTCCAGCCTCTCGGACCCGAGGAGGGCTCGCTGCGCGAAGCCCTCACCTCACTGCACTCCCTGTTCGCCACGACCCGGGAGGTGCTGCACCGGGTCGCGGCCGAGTCCCCGCCCCCGCTCGTCCTCCCCCGGATCGCCTTCGTCCTGGCCAACCAACACCTCCGCCCTTTCCTCGCGACGTGGCACTCGGCCCTCCGCCTGCACGAGGAGACCTGTCCGCCCGGACGCAGCTCCATCGACCACGAACGGCTCTGGCCCAGGGCCGCCGGCATGCGCACGCAGCTCGCCGAGCTGAAGGATCCGCTGTCCTCGACCGCCGAGGAGTTGGCCGCTCTCTGCGGGATCGACCTGCTGCACCTGGCAGGGCCGGGGGATACCTGA
- a CDS encoding glycosyltransferase family A protein, translated as MQVDVVTAVHASHAAFLPAAWRSLLDQSHAQWRWVVQIDGPPDEVRAVLTACAAMDDPRVVVASHGTSEGPAVTRNVALGRTAAPFVQNVDADDELEPDALAVLTTALIDHPGAGYAVGHARDLMADGLLVDHPLPIPAGVLPRGALLPTWKTSPTEYRVPVHPAGVMWRRSLLLALGGWSALQGMEDTGVLMAASAVVEGVLVDAPTLRYRRHAAQRSKQTSKFAGGGAQIALIRERAAVLSAFPPWNRV; from the coding sequence ATGCAGGTAGACGTGGTGACAGCCGTGCACGCCTCACATGCGGCCTTCCTTCCGGCGGCATGGCGGTCACTGCTCGACCAGAGCCATGCGCAGTGGCGGTGGGTGGTCCAGATCGACGGGCCGCCGGACGAGGTACGGGCGGTTCTGACGGCCTGCGCCGCCATGGACGACCCGAGGGTGGTCGTCGCCTCTCACGGCACCTCCGAAGGGCCGGCGGTCACCCGCAACGTCGCTCTGGGCCGCACCGCCGCCCCCTTCGTCCAGAACGTCGACGCGGACGACGAACTCGAACCCGACGCCCTGGCGGTCCTCACCACCGCCCTGATCGACCATCCGGGCGCCGGATACGCCGTGGGCCACGCCCGCGATCTGATGGCCGACGGCCTCCTGGTCGACCATCCCTTGCCAATCCCGGCCGGCGTTCTGCCTCGGGGTGCGCTGCTGCCCACCTGGAAAACGAGCCCCACCGAGTACCGGGTTCCCGTCCACCCTGCGGGGGTGATGTGGAGACGCTCCCTGCTCCTGGCACTCGGTGGGTGGTCCGCCCTCCAGGGCATGGAGGACACAGGGGTCCTCATGGCGGCCTCGGCGGTCGTGGAGGGAGTCCTGGTCGACGCGCCAACCCTTCGCTACCGCCGACACGCTGCTCAACGCTCCAAGCAAACCTCGAAATTCGCCGGGGGGGGGGCGCAGATAGCACTTATCCGAGAGCGTGCGGCCGTACTGAGTGCGTTCCCGCCTTGGAACCGCGTGTAA
- a CDS encoding SURF1 family protein, producing the protein MYRFLLTPRWWGINLFVVLAIPFCVFMGTWQLGRFEDRVQSHEQAEKQPDPGTRAAKPLEELLPVDKVTSGRPAIATGTYADQFLVPGRELDDRRGFYVLTMLRTDSGKALPVVRGWLPGSPNDARVPAAPRGEVTVTGDLQASENARSNGVDVRGGLPEGQLGMISAATLVNLVPYDVYDAWVTLPEPEAGGADRAMKPVPAAAPEGSGLDLKAFQNLGYTGEWFVFAGFVLFMWFRLVRREAEAARDVALGLVPEGSEGPGTSAASDDAGALAAPAEAGVPTVPAAPGDAGASEDPQAAGAAEAASGHAGR; encoded by the coding sequence GTGTACCGGTTCCTGCTGACCCCGCGATGGTGGGGGATCAACCTCTTCGTCGTGCTGGCCATTCCGTTCTGCGTGTTCATGGGCACCTGGCAGCTCGGCCGCTTCGAGGACCGCGTGCAGTCGCACGAACAGGCGGAGAAGCAGCCCGATCCCGGCACCCGGGCCGCCAAGCCCCTCGAAGAGCTGCTGCCCGTCGACAAGGTGACGTCCGGCCGCCCGGCCATCGCCACCGGCACGTACGCCGACCAGTTCCTGGTACCCGGCCGTGAACTCGACGACCGCCGGGGCTTCTACGTCCTGACCATGCTGCGCACGGACAGCGGCAAGGCCCTGCCGGTGGTACGGGGCTGGCTGCCCGGCTCCCCGAACGACGCCCGCGTGCCCGCCGCCCCGCGGGGTGAGGTCACGGTGACCGGTGACCTCCAGGCATCCGAGAACGCCCGCAGCAACGGCGTCGATGTCCGGGGTGGGCTTCCCGAGGGCCAGCTCGGCATGATCAGCGCCGCGACCCTGGTGAACCTCGTCCCGTACGACGTCTACGACGCCTGGGTGACCCTCCCCGAGCCCGAGGCGGGCGGTGCGGACAGGGCGATGAAGCCGGTGCCGGCGGCGGCCCCGGAGGGCAGCGGCCTCGATCTGAAGGCGTTCCAGAACCTGGGGTACACGGGCGAGTGGTTCGTCTTCGCCGGGTTCGTGCTCTTCATGTGGTTCCGGCTGGTGCGGAGGGAGGCCGAGGCCGCGCGTGACGTCGCCCTCGGGCTCGTGCCGGAGGGCTCGGAGGGGCCTGGTACCTCGGCGGCCTCGGACGATGCGGGGGCCTTGGCGGCCCCGGCTGAGGCGGGGGTCCCGACCGTACCGGCGGCACCGGGCGACGCCGGAGCCTCGGAAGACCCGCAGGCCGCAGGGGCCGCGGAAGCCGCCTCGGGCCACGCGGGGCGCTGA
- a CDS encoding SGNH/GDSL hydrolase family protein: MSVRRIRTSVITFALAAAAALGVAGPAAASDSAAAGGYVALGDSYSSGVGAGSYLSDSGDCRRSTKAYPYLWQAANSPASFDFVACSGATTSSVAGTQLGALDASTSLVSVTAGGNDVGFASVMQDCVLGSEATCISRVNNAVSQMNNSLPGRLDSLYDDIRARAPRAQVVVLGYPRFYQLSGSCIAGLTEAERTAINKASDALNGVIAKRAADAGFAFSSVVDEFTGHELCSGDAWLHSVTLPVYNSYHPKAAGQSGGYLPAFRSAV; encoded by the coding sequence ATGTCAGTACGCAGAATCCGGACTTCCGTCATCACCTTCGCCCTCGCCGCCGCGGCCGCTCTCGGCGTCGCAGGACCGGCCGCGGCGAGCGACTCGGCGGCCGCGGGCGGCTATGTCGCGCTCGGCGACTCCTACTCCTCGGGCGTCGGCGCCGGAAGCTACCTGTCCGACAGCGGCGACTGCCGGCGCAGCACCAAGGCCTACCCGTATCTGTGGCAGGCGGCCAACTCCCCCGCCTCCTTCGACTTCGTCGCCTGCTCGGGGGCGACGACCTCGTCCGTGGCCGGCACCCAGCTCGGCGCGCTCGACGCGTCCACGTCGCTCGTGAGCGTGACCGCCGGAGGCAACGACGTCGGGTTCGCCTCCGTCATGCAGGACTGCGTCCTCGGCAGTGAGGCCACCTGCATCAGCCGCGTGAACAACGCCGTCTCACAGATGAACAACTCCCTGCCGGGACGCCTCGATTCGCTCTACGACGACATCCGGGCCCGCGCCCCCCGGGCGCAGGTCGTGGTCCTCGGCTACCCCCGCTTCTACCAGCTCTCCGGCAGCTGCATCGCCGGGCTCACCGAGGCCGAACGGACCGCGATCAACAAGGCGTCGGACGCACTGAACGGCGTCATCGCCAAGCGGGCCGCCGATGCCGGGTTCGCCTTCTCCAGCGTGGTGGACGAGTTCACCGGGCACGAGCTGTGTTCGGGCGACGCCTGGCTCCACAGCGTCACGCTCCCGGTCTACAACTCCTACCACCCCAAGGCCGCGGGGCAGTCGGGCGGCTACCTGCCCGCCTTCCGCTCGGCGGTGTAG
- the metG gene encoding methionine--tRNA ligase, with translation MVTSALPYINGIKHLGNMVGSMLPADVYSRYLRRRGHDVLYICATDEHGTPAELAAKAAGTSVAEFCAQAHDAQKAVYDGFQLAFDHFGRSSSRQNAEITQHFARKLWENGFIEERAISQVYSPVDGRFLPDRYVEGTCPHCGYDKARGDQCENCTRVLDPTDLLDPRSAISGSTELEVRGTKHLFLLQSKLQQEVGAWVARHEGDWPQLSSSIARKWLTEGLHDRAITRDLDWGVPVPADTWPELAAEGKVFYVWFDAPIEYIGATKEWADAAPPGETRDWKSWWYEADDTVRYTQFMAKDNVPFHTVMFPATQLGVREPWKTVDVVKGFNWLTYYGGKFSTSQQRGIFTDAALETLPADYWRYFLIANAPESDDSSFTWEHFAATVNKDLADTLGNFVNRVLSFSRKRFGDEVPAGSGAGEAETRLGEETARLLAEYEEHMDTLRYRKAAAALRSLWSAGNSYLEEKAPWQQIKADPDGAALTLRTAMNLIHLYAIVSEPFIPTSAATMRGAFTLPNDAATWPTPDQAKSLSTIPAGTPFTVPPVLFAKITDEDLESYRARFGGAAA, from the coding sequence CTGGTAACCAGCGCGCTTCCCTACATCAACGGGATCAAGCACCTGGGCAACATGGTCGGGTCGATGCTTCCGGCGGATGTGTACTCCCGGTACCTCCGCCGGCGTGGTCACGACGTCCTGTACATCTGCGCGACCGACGAGCACGGGACCCCCGCCGAGCTGGCGGCCAAGGCGGCCGGCACGTCGGTGGCGGAGTTCTGCGCGCAGGCCCACGACGCGCAGAAGGCGGTGTACGACGGCTTCCAGCTGGCCTTCGACCACTTCGGCCGCAGCTCCTCGCGGCAGAACGCCGAGATCACGCAGCACTTCGCGCGGAAGCTGTGGGAGAACGGCTTCATCGAGGAACGGGCGATCAGTCAGGTGTACTCCCCGGTCGACGGCCGCTTCCTGCCGGACCGGTACGTCGAGGGCACCTGCCCGCACTGCGGCTACGACAAGGCGCGCGGAGACCAGTGCGAGAACTGCACCCGCGTCCTGGACCCCACCGACCTCCTGGACCCGCGTTCCGCGATCAGCGGCTCCACGGAGCTGGAGGTCCGCGGGACGAAGCACCTGTTCCTGCTCCAGTCGAAGCTCCAGCAGGAGGTGGGGGCATGGGTGGCCCGCCACGAGGGGGACTGGCCGCAGCTGTCCTCCTCCATCGCCCGCAAGTGGCTGACCGAGGGCCTGCACGACCGGGCGATCACCCGTGATCTGGACTGGGGCGTGCCGGTCCCGGCGGACACCTGGCCGGAGCTGGCGGCCGAGGGCAAGGTCTTCTACGTCTGGTTCGACGCCCCGATCGAGTACATCGGCGCCACGAAGGAGTGGGCGGACGCGGCCCCGCCCGGTGAGACCCGCGACTGGAAGTCGTGGTGGTACGAGGCCGACGACACGGTCCGCTACACCCAGTTCATGGCGAAGGACAACGTCCCGTTCCACACGGTGATGTTCCCCGCCACCCAGTTGGGGGTGCGCGAACCGTGGAAGACGGTCGACGTCGTCAAGGGCTTCAACTGGCTGACGTACTACGGCGGCAAGTTCTCCACCTCCCAGCAGCGCGGCATCTTCACCGACGCCGCACTGGAGACGCTCCCGGCCGACTACTGGCGCTACTTCCTGATCGCCAACGCGCCCGAGTCCGACGACTCGTCCTTCACCTGGGAGCACTTCGCCGCCACGGTCAACAAGGACCTGGCGGACACCCTCGGCAACTTCGTCAACCGCGTGCTGTCCTTCTCCCGCAAACGCTTCGGCGACGAGGTCCCCGCGGGCAGCGGGGCGGGCGAGGCGGAGACGCGGCTCGGCGAGGAGACCGCCCGCCTGCTGGCCGAGTACGAGGAGCACATGGATACCCTCCGGTACCGCAAGGCAGCGGCCGCACTGAGGTCCCTGTGGTCGGCCGGCAACTCCTACCTGGAGGAGAAGGCCCCCTGGCAGCAGATCAAGGCGGACCCGGACGGCGCGGCCCTGACGCTGCGCACGGCGATGAACCTGATCCACCTGTACGCGATCGTCTCCGAGCCCTTCATCCCGACCTCGGCCGCAACGATGCGTGGCGCCTTCACCCTGCCGAACGACGCGGCGACCTGGCCAACACCTGACCAGGCGAAGTCCCTGTCCACGATCCCGGCCGGCACCCCGTTCACGGTCCCACCGGTCCTCTTCGCGAAGATCACGGACGAGGACCTGGAGTCCTATCGTGCGCGCTTCGGGGGCGCGGCAGCCTGA
- a CDS encoding aspartate-semialdehyde dehydrogenase — MTGHRPSLAVVGATGAIGGVMLRILSQHADVWGEVRLVASPRSAGRKLAVRGEESEVLALSEDVFDGIDVALFLVPDEVSAHWAPIAAAKGAVVVDDSAAFRLDDDVPLVVPEINPHAARLRPRGIVASPNCTTLSLIVAVGALHAEFGLRELIVSSYQAVSGAGRDGVAALREQLALVAGTELGTQPGDVRRALGDLGGGAAGTGGGAPSPFAAPVALNVVPWAGTDAGDGWSTEEISLREECRKVLGLPDLKATATCVYVPVVATHSMSVHARFENEVGVDKAHEILATAPGVVLFDSPASGDFPTPSDVVGTDPTWVGRVRRSMDDPHALEMFLCGDNLRKGAALNVAQIAESIAAEFPR, encoded by the coding sequence ATGACCGGACACCGCCCGTCGCTCGCGGTCGTCGGTGCGACCGGGGCGATCGGCGGTGTCATGCTCCGGATCCTCTCGCAGCACGCGGACGTCTGGGGCGAGGTCAGACTCGTCGCCTCACCGCGCTCGGCCGGCCGCAAGCTGGCCGTGCGCGGTGAGGAGAGCGAGGTCCTCGCGCTGAGCGAGGACGTGTTCGACGGCATCGACGTGGCCCTCTTCCTGGTGCCGGACGAGGTGTCCGCCCACTGGGCCCCGATCGCCGCCGCCAAGGGCGCCGTCGTCGTCGACGACTCGGCGGCCTTCCGGCTCGACGACGACGTGCCGCTCGTCGTCCCCGAGATCAACCCCCATGCCGCGCGACTGAGGCCGCGCGGCATCGTCGCGTCCCCGAACTGCACCACGCTGTCGCTGATCGTCGCGGTCGGCGCGCTGCACGCCGAGTTCGGGCTGCGCGAGCTGATCGTCTCCTCCTACCAGGCGGTCAGCGGAGCGGGCCGGGACGGCGTCGCGGCCCTGCGGGAGCAGCTGGCGCTGGTGGCCGGTACGGAGCTGGGGACCCAGCCCGGAGACGTACGCCGGGCCCTGGGGGACCTCGGGGGTGGCGCGGCCGGTACGGGCGGCGGTGCGCCGAGCCCGTTCGCCGCGCCCGTGGCGCTGAACGTGGTGCCCTGGGCCGGAACGGACGCCGGCGACGGCTGGTCCACCGAGGAGATCTCGCTCCGCGAGGAGTGCCGCAAGGTACTGGGCCTCCCGGACCTGAAGGCCACCGCGACCTGTGTGTACGTCCCCGTCGTGGCCACGCACTCGATGTCCGTCCATGCCCGCTTCGAGAACGAGGTCGGCGTCGACAAGGCGCACGAGATCCTGGCGACCGCTCCCGGCGTGGTGCTCTTCGACAGCCCCGCGTCCGGTGACTTCCCCACCCCGTCCGACGTGGTCGGCACCGACCCCACCTGGGTGGGCCGCGTCCGGCGGTCGATGGACGATCCGCATGCCCTGGAAATGTTCCTTTGCGGGGACAATCTCCGAAAAGGTGCGGCTTTGAACGTGGCTCAGATCGCCGAATCGATCGCCGCCGAATTCCCCCGGTGA
- a CDS encoding prolyl oligopeptidase family serine peptidase has product MTTDAAAAPDWEKRFRAPRVSLPDWAEDAPDRSLFVSNVTGTYELYAWDRASGRQRQVTDRPNGTTDGVLTPDGEAIWWFSDTDGDEFGVWMRQPFDGGEDEPAVPGLAPSYPAGLAIGRDGSAVIGRSTDEDGTTVHLVRKPGGDPVEIYRHRESAGVGDLSHDGTLIALEHTEHGDAMHSALRVVRPDGSTVAELDDTEGGTKELGLTVLGFAPVAGDTRLLVGHQRRGRWEPMIWDPVAGTETVLPVDLPGDVGAEWYPDGSALLIEHEFEARSELWRYEPGTSGPVRVETPAGTVSSATARPDGTVEYLWSSAAEPPVVRSTSGAVVLDPPGAKAPPSVPVEDVWVDGPGGRVHALVQRPATGEGPFPTVFEIHGGPTWHDSDAFASGPAAWVDHGFAVVRVNYRGSTGYGREWTDALKHRVGLIELEDIAAVREWSVASGLADPQRLVLAGGSWGGYLTLLGLGTQPDAWALGLAAVPVADYVTAYHDEMEALKAMDRTLLGGTPEEVPERFEASSPLTYVDAVRAPVYISAGVNDPRCPIRQVENYVDRLAARGAVHEVYRYDAGHGSLVVEERIKQVRLELEFALKHLGGGAAAGTAG; this is encoded by the coding sequence ATGACGACTGATGCAGCAGCCGCGCCCGACTGGGAGAAGCGGTTCCGTGCCCCCCGTGTCTCGCTTCCCGACTGGGCCGAGGACGCGCCTGACCGCTCCCTCTTCGTCTCGAACGTCACGGGGACCTACGAGCTGTACGCGTGGGACCGGGCGAGCGGGCGGCAGCGCCAGGTGACCGACCGGCCCAACGGGACCACCGACGGGGTGCTGACGCCGGACGGGGAGGCGATCTGGTGGTTCAGCGACACCGACGGCGACGAGTTCGGGGTGTGGATGCGCCAGCCGTTCGACGGTGGCGAGGACGAACCGGCCGTGCCGGGGCTCGCCCCCTCCTATCCGGCGGGTCTGGCCATCGGGCGCGACGGTTCGGCGGTGATCGGGCGGTCGACGGACGAGGACGGCACGACGGTCCATCTGGTGCGGAAGCCGGGCGGTGACCCGGTGGAGATCTACCGGCACCGGGAGTCCGCGGGGGTCGGGGACCTGTCCCACGACGGCACCCTGATCGCCCTGGAGCACACCGAGCACGGCGACGCGATGCACTCCGCGCTGCGGGTGGTGCGCCCGGACGGCTCCACGGTGGCCGAGCTGGACGACACCGAGGGCGGCACGAAGGAGCTGGGGCTCACCGTGCTCGGCTTCGCCCCGGTGGCCGGTGACACCCGGCTCCTCGTCGGGCACCAGCGGCGGGGGCGCTGGGAGCCGATGATCTGGGACCCGGTCGCGGGCACGGAGACCGTCCTGCCGGTCGACCTGCCGGGCGATGTGGGGGCCGAGTGGTATCCGGACGGCTCCGCGCTGCTCATCGAGCACGAATTCGAGGCCCGCAGCGAGCTGTGGCGTTACGAGCCGGGGACCTCGGGGCCCGTGCGCGTGGAGACCCCCGCCGGCACGGTGTCGAGCGCCACGGCCCGACCGGACGGCACGGTGGAGTACCTGTGGTCGTCGGCCGCCGAGCCGCCCGTGGTGCGGTCCACGAGCGGTGCCGTGGTCCTGGACCCGCCCGGCGCGAAGGCCCCGCCGTCCGTGCCCGTCGAGGACGTGTGGGTGGACGGGCCGGGCGGCCGTGTCCACGCCCTCGTGCAGAGGCCCGCGACCGGGGAGGGCCCCTTCCCCACGGTCTTCGAGATCCACGGCGGACCGACCTGGCACGACAGCGACGCCTTCGCCTCCGGCCCGGCCGCCTGGGTGGACCACGGCTTCGCGGTCGTCCGGGTCAACTACCGGGGCTCCACCGGGTACGGCCGCGAGTGGACCGACGCGCTGAAGCACCGGGTCGGCCTCATCGAACTGGAGGACATCGCGGCCGTGCGGGAGTGGTCCGTGGCATCCGGGCTCGCGGACCCGCAGCGGCTGGTCCTGGCAGGCGGCTCCTGGGGCGGGTACCTCACCCTGCTCGGGCTCGGCACCCAGCCGGACGCCTGGGCGCTGGGGCTGGCCGCGGTGCCGGTCGCGGACTACGTCACGGCGTACCACGACGAGATGGAGGCCCTGAAGGCCATGGACCGCACGCTGCTGGGCGGCACTCCGGAGGAGGTCCCCGAGCGCTTCGAGGCGTCCTCCCCGCTGACGTACGTCGACGCGGTACGCGCCCCGGTCTACATCTCGGCGGGCGTCAACGATCCGCGCTGTCCCATCCGTCAGGTGGAGAACTACGTGGACCGGCTGGCGGCGCGCGGCGCGGTGCACGAGGTGTACCGGTACGACGCCGGGCACGGCTCGCTCGTGGTGGAGGAGCGGATCAAGCAGGTGCGGCTGGAGCTGGAGTTCGCCCTCAAGCACCTCGGAGGAGGCGCGGCGGCCGGTACGGCGGGGTGA